The Candidatus Omnitrophota bacterium genomic interval TAATATTTATCCCGGATTGGTTAAAGCCATCACAGATTTCGGAGCCTTTATTGATCTGGGCGGAGTTGATGGGCTTTTGCATATTACGGATATGTCTTGGTCAAAGATCAGCCATCCTTCTGAAATTGTGGCTATTGGGGATAAGATTGAGGTTATGATTTTAAATCTTGACCAGGCAACGGGAAAAGTTTCTTTAGGTTTAAAGCAGAGGCTTGCTGACCCCTGGAAAGATATCGAGAACAAATTTACCGTTGGCTCAAAGGTAAAAGGAAAAGTAGTAAATATTTTACCCTATGGCGTTTTTGTAGAGCTGGAAAAAGGCATTGAAGGCCTAATCCATGTTTCTGAGATCTCTTGGACCAAGCGCGTAAATAATCCGGGCGAGATGTTTGCCGTCGGAGATATGGTGGAAACTCAGATATTGAGCGTGGAAAAAGATTCACGCAGGATTTCTCTTAGTTTAAAACAACTAGAGCAGAATCCTTGGCTTGAGGCAGAGTCAAAATATCCGGTTGGAACTACTGTATCTGGCAAAGTTCGCGGTTTTACCGAATATGGAGCGTTTGTGGAATTGGATTCTAATCTTGAAGGTATGATTCATGTTTCTGATATCTCCTGGACCAAAAGAATTGGGCATCCTCAGGATGTTTTAAAAAAGGGACAGAAAGTGGATGTGGTTGTTATTTCTGTAGATTCTGCCAATCGCAGAATCGCCTTGGGGCTAAAACAATTACAGGATAATCCCTGGCCAAAAATTGCAGAAAGTTATCCTTTGGATACTCAATTAGAGGTTGAGGTATCCAGTTTGACTGAGT includes:
- a CDS encoding 30S ribosomal protein S1 — its product is MSDTRAELEQMYNQSIKVLKEGQVVSGKIVEIRSKEVLVDVGFKSEGIVSITEFSAADLVIGREMEFLLETMENDAGVMTLSREKAMRMQGWDKIVKLSNDGTLVEGKPVKKVKGGFLIDIMGIEGFLPSSLSSFRNIADKDILYKIFKFKIVKVNNLRRSIIVSRREAVQQDRDVAKSKIWGELKIGNIYPGLVKAITDFGAFIDLGGVDGLLHITDMSWSKISHPSEIVAIGDKIEVMILNLDQATGKVSLGLKQRLADPWKDIENKFTVGSKVKGKVVNILPYGVFVELEKGIEGLIHVSEISWTKRVNNPGEMFAVGDMVETQILSVEKDSRRISLSLKQLEQNPWLEAESKYPVGTTVSGKVRGFTEYGAFVELDSNLEGMIHVSDISWTKRIGHPQDVLKKGQKVDVVVISVDSANRRIALGLKQLQDNPWPKIAESYPLDTQLEVEVSSLTEFGVFAKINDELEGLIYSSEIDKDTVANLKPGDKVKVKVIKVDVEQAKIGLTARI